The following are from one region of the Chionomys nivalis chromosome 16, mChiNiv1.1, whole genome shotgun sequence genome:
- the Ppp3r2 gene encoding calcineurin subunit B type 2, which translates to MGNEASYHSEMGNNFDHDEIRRLWKSFRKMDLDKSGSLSTEEFMSLPELQQNPLVGRVIDIFDTDGNGEVDFHEFIVGTSQFSVKGDEEQKLRFAFQIYDMDKDGYISNGELFQVLKMMVGNNLKDWQLQQLVDKTILVHDQDGDGRISFPEFCDVVRNMEIHKKLVVFV; encoded by the coding sequence ATGGGAAACGAGGCCAGCTATCATTCCGAGATGGGCAACAACTTCGACCACGATGAAATTAGAAGGCTGTGGAAAAGCTTCAGGAAGATGGACTTGGACAAATCGGGGTCCCTGAGCACAGAAGAGTTTATGTCGCTGCCTGAGCTGCAGCAGAACCCTCTGGTGGGTCGAGTGATCGACATCTTCGACACGGATGGCAACGGGGAAGTAGACTTCCACGAGTTCATCGTGGGCACCTCGCAGTTCAGCGTCAAGGGCGACGAAGAGCAGAAGCTAAGGTTCGCCTTCCAAATCTATGACATGGACAAAGATGGCTACATCTCCAACGGGGAACTCTTCCAGGTGCTGAAGATGATGGTGGGTAACAACCTCAAGGACTGGCAGCTGCAGCAGCTTGTGGACAAAACCATCTTGGTCCATGATCAGGACGGTGATGGCCGGATCTCCTTTCCGGAGTTCTGTGATGTGGTCAGAAATATGGAGATACACAAGAAGTTGGTCGTGTTTGTGtga